One genomic window of Branchiostoma floridae strain S238N-H82 chromosome 4, Bfl_VNyyK, whole genome shotgun sequence includes the following:
- the LOC118413351 gene encoding uncharacterized protein LOC118413351 has protein sequence MDTFLDDVSAYAEYDGTPLADLPNTDSITVQPERWALTYTDPRSPGVTTALFLPETSNFDPNVGLPGELQSSVMATVRENIPQFYDQYLSDLEVNYANSRTTIEFDDATYGPDADCPYPTRTDLGGGFSLERIPSVLCRPNARIEIPDDDPNAARTIVIISIEEVNGRIWLEITVFRDFSTY, from the exons ATGGACACCTTCCTCGACGACGTGAGCGCGTACGCAGAGTATGACGGCACCCCACTCGCTGACCTGCCCAATACGGACAGCATCACCGTCCAACCTGAGCGCTGGGCTCTAACCTACACCGACCCACGGAGTCCAGGCGTCACCACAGCACTGTTCCTGCCCGAAACCAGTAACTTTGACCCGAATGTTGGGTTACcag GTGAGCTGCAAAGTTCCGTTATGGCAACCGTCAGAGAGAACATCCCACAGTTCTACGACCAATACCTGTCAGACCTGGAGGTGAATTATGCCAACTCGCGCACCACCATTGAGTTTGACGACGCCACGTATGGGCCGGACGCCGACTGCCCCTATCCCACTCGCACCGACCTGGGCGGTGGATTTTCCCTAGAGCGCATACCGTCAGTGCTTTGCCGCCCCAATGCCCGGATTGAAATTCCAGACGACGACCCTAATGCCGCTCGAACCATTGTCATAATAAGCATTGAAGAAGTCAATGGTAGAATCTGGCTTGAAATTACCGTGTTCAGGGATTTTTCGACCTATTAA
- the LOC118413353 gene encoding major facilitator superfamily domain-containing protein 6-like, protein MWAAVTSYASSSAQDNLQTVAQAIMATTFFGIGDPLGNLVGGLIFDQYGAVVSFRCLAVSCLIGFLLFYLLHRCFGKKENPSERQRGTGEENETKTPFAPARDEDESAALKPGAFLKGGSVTNRAGEHIGFLRIVRPQNTAW, encoded by the exons ATGTGGGCAGCGGTGACGTCATACGCCAGCAGCTCTGCCCAGGATAACCTACAGACAGTCGCTCAAGCGATTATGGCCACAACGTTCTTCGGAATTG GCGACCCTTTAGGCAACCTGGTCGGCGGACTAATATTCGACCAGTATGGCGCCGTGGTGTCCTTCCGATGCCTCGCTGTCTCCTGTCTGATCGGATTTCTTCTCTTCTACCTGCTGCACAGGTGTTTCGGGAAAAAAGAGAATCCTTCAG AACGGCAACGGGGCACCGGAGAAGAAAATGAGACGAAAACGCCTTTTGCACCAGCCAGGGATGAGGACGAGTCGGCGGCCCTAAAACCGGGCGCGTTTCTCAAAGGTGGGAGTGTGACCAACAGAGCTGGTGAACACATCGGCTTCCTCCGCATTGTCAGGCCACAGAACACTGCCTGGTGA